A window of the Gasterosteus aculeatus chromosome 21, fGasAcu3.hap1.1, whole genome shotgun sequence genome harbors these coding sequences:
- the LOC120814841 gene encoding uncharacterized protein LOC120814841 isoform X10, whose translation MSSSFYSQLPETSETQHARSVQEHQSQNKYQEAGRRKASISLYSQLADTPEVHHAVEMSQLHSEVKYRPKVLVRGAPPSLYSQLADTPEIQFARETGEMQSETRYRRGKEDASSLYSALPETLDTLHAREASELQSQLKYKEAAGRSGPSALFHRLAETPETAHAREAGELLSEARYKEEAKKEMSVNLYSLLPETIDTRHAKDAAGLQSRAKYREGVKQQAQSSLFHQLPQTTETQLAKHLSQLQSENKYKEAGKKEARTPLYSLLPHTMETLHAKEAADLLSEVKYKGSVREAMEESLYSSLPDTADTSFCREMSGLQSEIKYKEDGRRSLSHSFYSQLPETSETRFSKAASELQSEMKYREAGKEESAGSLYSTLPETLDTLHAKEASHLQSQLQYKQSLKPALFHLMPETQDTLAARRQTEQLSEVQYKEEAKKEASVALYSLLPDTVDTQHAKGQADMQSEVKYKEAGRKQASTSLYHRLAETLGTQHAKEASQLQSQISYRAAGREEMSSPAYGRLADTSETQLARELSDMQSQNKYKEAGTRSLPHSFYSQLAQTAETQFAQSVTELQSQSKYKTSGRRDAGTCLYSVMPETLETQHAREASQIQSQLKYKDQVEQSASLFSTLPQTLQTERAKEVTELQSQVKYRAGGKEDASSPLYRLLPETAETHFAKQMSEIQSETKYKKDKEDMSNALFSLLPETLHTQFVKDMAETHSEVKYKQVGKQQTASSLYSKLPETLEIKHAKEATQLQSEKKYRDEGRKERTSSLYALLPHTSETHKARETSEIQSENKYKESGKKGRSSSAFSRLPETSDTRRSRALSQMQSEVRYKEAGRRDAAASLYSTLPETADTVHAKEASELQSLVKYRQDGRKEASASLYHRLPVTTETQLAKEQRDACSEVKYREEGKKQAMKSLYSLLPETPETQLAKQLSEIQSETKYKKDKEDMSNALFSLLPETLHTQFVKDMAETHSGLKYKEAGKKEASVSLYHRLPETLETRRVREVTELQSENKYKQSGKESMASSLYAQLPQTAETQLAAKMSDLQSASKYREDGVRSLSQSFYSQLPETSETQFAKTVSELQSEAKYKEASRKEASGCLYHQLPVTMETQHAKEASELQSQVRYTQGGRKDQSSSLYSALPQTRDMNLAKAAMELQSENKYKQKGRLEISSSAFHQMAETKETQFLKQISELQSETKYKKDKEDMSNALFSLLPETLHTQFVKDMAETHSESKYKEASKKELVNSLYSLLPETKDTQHAKEQSQLHSEKAYREDGRKEAGCSLYAMMPETIDTVFTRELTKTQSDKSYKEQYNREKGKSSYSSMGALPEVEHAMEVTRKQSEVSYRRGREELRLYSSGADRPDILHAANAAKLASDVSYKSVPQPVHPDVSLLDRTDIQHLKEASKLASQVKYKESFDRDLKGQRPKYNPLDCLSFRHSQAAAALASQVKYRTNQKAEGSSDLPNLLQLEHALHASKLQSNVEYKKKHKEEKARFHAAAETAEQLHHKENAVLHSQVRYREEYERSRGRCQMEFGDTAAYKVSKEAQRNQSEVKLLPHTRVYRWFDPSSSCVSVPQREYRRDYEEQIKGKALMDVDLTPGYLAACRASSLLSEKAYRKDLEQEVKGRGLSGVGLEETPELLRVKRASEIQSQRSYRQTEQLRESCYGTVTDTPELLHASYLKDVYSQKKYRDEAERLKGRRSLIAETAETQRVRANQRHVSSLHYSWDSKLMRGLMSSVTETPELVLARENAKRISDVCYREEVGRGTAVANTPEMERVRRNQDNVSSVKYKQSSVKASSVAVTPELERVRQNQDNISSVKYRRGLQEMKGLSSSEPDTPEYRRARRSQDCVSMAKYHEDFERARGRGGTPGLDEPGMERYQRANQMMGEAGYGRGPHPQAMETDRRPGGIIVDLKVWRTDPGSIFDFDPLEDDIQSKSLRRMSERIERRPLSQPSVSSLTSDLWDRSSADTPAPVLPGAYHHQAVHMQQHHHGYMHQTSMSSVSACTGRSTTTPPRTTTRSPSGTATSSSTRSPSTRAGCTAPCSAPARPACCPPTTWSSATRGRGSNMNQASVSRTKVMINI comes from the exons CACCGGCTGGCCGAGACGCCGGAGACGGCGCACGCCAGGGAGGCCGGCGAGCTCCTCAGCGAG GCGAGGTACAAAGAGGAGGCAAAGAAGGAGATGAGCGTGAACCTCTACTCGCTGCTGCCCGAGACCATCGACACGCGGCACGCCAAAGACGCCGCCGGGCTGCAGAGCCGG GCGAAGTACAGAGAAGGTGTGAAGCAGCAGGCGCAGAGCAGCTTGTTCCATCAGCTCCCACAGACCACAGAGACACAGCTGGCCAAACATCTGTCCCAGCTGCAGAGCGAG AACAAGTACAAGGAGGCGGGTAAGAAGGAGGCGAGGACGCCTCTTtactccctcctccctcacaccATGGAGACGCTGCACGCCAAGGAAGCAGCCGACCTCCTcagcgag GTGAAGTACAAAGGCAGCGTGAGGGAGGCGATGGAGGAGTCGCTGTACTCCTCTCTGCCCGACACCGCGGACACCAGCTTCTGCAGAGAGATGAGCGGCCTGCAGAGCGAG ATCAAGTACAAGGAGGACGGGAGGCGGAGCCTCTCTCACAGTTTCTACTCGCAGCTTCCGGAAACGTCCGAGACTCGATTCTCTAAAGCGGCGTCAGAGTTGCAGAGCGAG ATGAAGTACAGAGAAGCAGGAAAGGAAGAATCCGCCGGCTCTTTGTACTCGACTCTACCGGAGACGCTGGACACGCTGCACGCCAAAGAGGCCTCACATCTGCAGAGTCAG CTGCAGTACAAGCAGAGCCTGAAGCCCGCCCTCTTCCACCTGATGCCGGAGACCCAGGACACGCTCGCCGCCCGGCGACAGACGGAGCAGCTGAGCGAG GTCCAGTACAAAGAGGAGGCCAAGAAGGAGGCGAGCGTGGCCCTGTACTCCCTGCTGCCCGACACCGTTGATACCCAGCATGCAAAGGGGCAGGCGGACATGCAGAGTGAG GTGAAGTACAAAGAGGCCGGCAGGAAGCAGGCGTCCACGTCTCTGTACCACCGACTAGCCGAGACTCTGGGGACGCAGCACGCCAAAGAGGCCTCGCAGCTCCAGAGTCAG ATCTCGTACCGAGCGGCTGGCAGGGAGGAGATGTCGAGTCCGGCTTACGGCCGGCTGGCCGACACCTCGGAGACGCAGCTCGCCCGAGAGCTCTCCGACATGCAGAGCCAG AACAAGTACAAGGAGGCCGGGACGAGGAGCCTCCCTCACAGCTTCTACTCGCAGCTGGCTCAGACCGCAGAGACGCAGTTTGCTCAGAGTGTGACGGAGCTGCAGAGCCAA agcAAGTATAAGACGTCCGGGCGGCGCGACGCCGGCACGTGTCTCTACTCAGTGATGCCCGAGACGCTGGAGACACAACACGCCAGAGAGGCCTCTCAGATCCAGAGCCag CTGAAGTACAAAGACCAGGTGGAGCAGTCGGCATCTTTGTTCTCCACCCTTCCTCAAACCCTGCAGACGGAGCGGGCCAAGGAGGTGACGGAGCTGCAGAGCCAG GTGAAGTACAGagcgggagggaaggaggacgcGTCCTCGCCGCTCTACCGCCTCCTCCCGGAGACGGCGGAGACGCACTTCGCCAAACAGATGTCGGAGATCCAGAGCGAG ACGAAGTACAAGAAGGACAAAGAGGACATGTCCAACGCGCTGTTCTCTCTGCTGCCGGAGACGCTGCACACTCAGTTTGTGAAGGACATGGCGGAGACGCACAGCGAG gtgaaGTATAAGCAGGTTGGGAAGCAGCAGACGGCTTCTTCTCTTTACTCTAAACTTCCAGAGACTCTGGAGATCAAACACGCCAAAGAGGCCACGCAGCTCCAGAGTGAA aagaagtaCAGAGacgaggggaggaaggagaggacgtCGTCTCTGTACGCTCTCCTCCCCCACAcctcagagacacacaaagccaGAGAGACGAGTGAGATCCAGAGTGAG AACAAGTACAAGGAGAGCGGGAAGAAGGGGCGGAGCTCCAGCGCCTTCTCCCGCCTCCCAGAGACCAGCGACACGCGGCGCTCCAGAGCGCTGTCCCAGATGCAGAGCGAG GTCCGATATAAAGAGGCGGGGAGGAGAGACGCCGCCGCCTCGCTGTACTCCACGCTGCCCGAGACTGCGGACACGGTTCACGCCAAGGAGGCCTCCGAGCTGCAGAGCCTG GTGAAGTACAGGCAGGACGGCAGGAAGGAGGCGAGCGCGTCTCTGTACCACCGGCTACCCGTAACCACGGAGACGCAGCTGGCCAAAGAGCAGAGAGACGCGTGCAGCGAG GTGAAGTACAGAGAAGAGGGCAAGAAGCAGGCGATGAAGAGCTTGTACTCGCTCCTCCCGGAGACGCCCGAGACGCAGCTCGCCAAGCAGCTGTCAGAGATACAGAGTGAG ACGAAGTACAAGAAGGACAAAGAGGACATGTCCAACGCGCTGTTCTCTCTGCTGCCGGAGACGCTGCACACTCAGTTTGTGAAGGACATGGCGGAGACGCACAGCGGG TTGAAATACAAGGAGGCCGGGAAGAAGGAGGCCAGCGTCTCTCTGTACCACCGGCTGCCCGAGACGCTGGAGACGCGGCGCGTCAGAGAGGTCACGGAGCTGCAGAGCGAG AACAAGTACAAGCAGAGCGGGAAGGAGTCCATGGCGTCCAGCCTGTACGCTCAGCTGCCGCAGACGGCCGAGACGCAGCTCGCCGCCAAGATGTCCGACCTGCAGAGCGCG AGTAAATACAGGGAGGACGGCGTCAGGAGCCTCTCGCAGAGTTTCTACTCGCAGCTCCCAGAGACCTCAGAGACTCAGTTTGCCAAAACCGTCTCCGAGCTGCAGAGTGAG GCCAAGTACAAGGAGGCGAGCAGGAAGGAGGCGAGCGGCTGTCTGTACCACCAGCTCCCTGTAACCATGGAGACGCAGCACGCCAAAGAGGCGAGCGAGCTGCAGAGTCAG GTGAGGTACACGCAGGGCGGCAGGAAGGATCAGAGCAGCAGCCTGTACTCCGCTCTGCCTCAGACTCGAGACATGAACTTAGCCAAAGCTGCCATGGAGCTCCAGAGTGAG aataAGTACAAGCAGAAAGGCAGACTGGAGATCAGCAGCAGCGCTTTCCACCAAATGGCAGAAACCAAAGAGACGCAGTTCCTGAAGCAGATCTCAGAGCTGCAGAGCGAG ACGAAGTACAAGAAGGACAAAGAGGACATGTCCAACGCGCTGTTCTCTCTGCTGCCGGAGACGCTGCACACTCAGTTTGTGAAGGACATGGCGGAGACGCACAGCGAG AGCAAATACAAGGAGGCGAGTAAGAAGGAGCTGGTGAACAGTCTGTACTCCCTCCTGCCGGAGACCAAGGACACGCAACACGCCAAGGAGCAGAGCCAGCTGCACAGCGAG AAGGCGTACCgggaggacgggaggaaggAGGCCGGCTGCAGTCTGTACGCCATGATGCCAGAAACCATCGACACGGTGTTCACCAGAGAGCTCACCAAGACGCAGAGCGAC AAGTCCTATAAGGAGCAGTATAACCGTGAGAAGGGGAAGTCGAGTTACTCCTCCATGGGAGCGCTGCCGGAGGTGGAGCACGCCATGGAGGTCACCAGGAAGCAGAGTGAA GTCAGCTACAGGAGGGGCCGCGAGGAGCTCCGCCTCTACAGCTCGGGGGCCGACCGGCCCGACATCCTCCACGCCGCCAACGCCGCCAAGCTGGCCAgcgac GTGTCCTACAAGAGCGTCCCTCAGCCCGTCCACCCCGACGTGTCTCTGCTGGACAGAACCGACATCCAGCACCTGAAGGAGGCTTCAAAGTTGGCCAGCCAG GTGAAGTACAAGGAGAGCTTCGACAGGGACCTAAAGGGCCAGAGGCCCAAGTACAACCCGCTGGACTGTCTGTCCTTCAGGCACTCACAGGCCGCCGCTGCCCTCGCCAGTCAG GTGAAGTACAGGACCAACCAGAAAGCAGAAGGCTCCTCCGACCTGCCCAACCTCCTGCAGCTGGAGCACGCGCTGCACGCCAGCAAGCTGCAGAGCAAC GTGGAGTACAAGAAGAAGCACAAAGAGGAGAAGGCCCGGTTCCACGCGGCGGCGGAGACGGCTGAGCAGCTCCACCACAAAGAGAACGCCGTGCTGCACAGCCAG GTGAGGTACCGGGAGGAGTACGAGCGGAGCAGAGGCCGTTGTCAGATGGAGTTCGGAGACACTGCGGCGTACAAAGTGTCCAAGGAAGCTCAGAGGAATCAGAGCGAGGTGAAGCTCCTCCCTCACACTCGTGTTTATCGGTGGTTCGATCCGTCTTCTTCATGTGTCTCCGTCCCTCAGAGAGAGTACCGGAGGGACTACGAGGAGCAGATTAAAGGCAAAGCCTTGATGGACGTGGACCTGACGCCTGGATACCTGGCAGCCTGCCGCGCTAGCAGCCTGCTGAGCGAG AAGGCGTACAGGAAGGACttggagcaggaagtgaaggggcggggcttatctGGCGTCGGGCTGGAGGAGACACCTGAGCTGCTGAGGGTGAAAAGAGCCTCTGAGATCCAGAGCCAG aGGTCCTACAGGCAGACGGAGCAGCTCAGAGAGAGCTGCTACGGGACGGTTACAGACACTCCAGAGCTGCTGCACGCCTCCTACCTCAAAGACGTCTAcagccag aagaaGTACAGGGACGAGGCGGAGCGTCTGAAGGGACGCCGCAGCCTGATCGCAGAGACAGCGGAGACGCAGCGAGTCAGAGCCAATcagagacacgtcagttct CTGCACTACTCCTGGGACTCAAAGCTGATGAGAGGCCTCATGTCCTCCGTCACGGAGACGCCGGAGCTCGTCCTCGCCAGGGAGAACGCCAAGAGGATCAGTGAC GTCTGCTacagggaggaggtgggccGAGGAACCGCCGTCGCCAACACGCCGGAGATGGAGCGCGTCCGACGCAACCAGGACAACGTCAGCTCG GTGAAGTACAAGCAGAGTTCTGTGAAGGCCTCGAGTGTGGCCGTGACTCCAGAACTGGAGCGAGTCAGACAGAACCAGGACAACATCAGCTcg gtgaagTACCGGCGCGGGCTGCAGGAGATGAAGGGCCTCAGCAGCAGCGAGCCGGACACACCCGAGTACCGGCGCGCCCGGAGGTCACAGGACTGCGTCTCCATG GCCAAGTACCACGAGGACTTTGAGCGCGCGCGCGGCCGAGGCGGCACGCCGGGATTGGACGAGCCCGGCATGGAGCGCTACCAGAGAGCCAATCAGATGATGGGGGAGGCGGGATACGGCAGGGGGCCCCACCCACAGGCGATGGAGACGGACAGGCGACCGGGAGGCATCATCGTAG acctgaaggtgtggaggacgGACCCGGGCTCCATCTTTGACTTTGACCCTCTGGAGGACGACATCCAGTCCAAGAGCCTCCGCAGGATGTCCG AGCGCATTGAGCGCAGGCCTCTGTCCCAGCCGTCCGTCAGctcgctgacctctgacctgtgggACCGCAGCAGCGCCGACACTCCCG CTCCCGTCCTCCCTGGAGCGTACCACCATCAGGCCGTCCACATGCAGCAGCATCACCATGGTTACATGCACCAGACCAGCATGTCCTCCGTCAG CGCGTGTACCGGGCGCTCTACGACTACGCCGCCCAGGACCACGACGAGGTCTCCTTCAGGGACGGCGACGTCATCGTCAACGCGCAGCCCATCGACGAGGGCTGGATGTACGGCACCGTGCAGCGCACCGGCAAGGCCGGCATGCTGCCCGCCAACTACGTGGAGTTCTGCAACTAGGGGACGGGGGTCAAATATGAATCAGGCATCAGTCAGCAGGACAAAGGTTATGATAAATATCTGA
- the ssr1 gene encoding translocon-associated protein subunit alpha isoform X3: protein MMKFLPKLLLLALFAFPATLLVNGTGASAQDLMEDEETEAADEDVVDDVATEDEDDEAEVEDDENVELTEEKEEEEEALVGEVKASPNADTTILFVKGDDFPANEIVKFLLGFSNKGPENFVVESLDASFRYPQDYQFYIQNFTALQLGIEVPASRQATFEYSFIPAEPMGGRPFGLVINLNYKDANGNIFQDAVFNQTVTITEREDGLDGETIFLYVFLSGLGLLVVVGLHQLIESRKRRRPAPKVEMGTSSHNDVDLSWIPQETLNQIMQSRRDKASPRRSPRKRNQKRSAGSDE, encoded by the exons ATGATGAAGTTTCTCCCTAAACTGCTGCTGCTCGCGCTGTTCGCCTTCCCGGCGACCCTCCTCGTCAACG GGACGGGGGCGAGCGCCCAGGACCtgatggaggacgaggagacggaGGCCGCGGACGAAGACGTTGTGGACGACGTGGCGACtgaagacgaggacgacgaggcGGAAGTGGAGGACGACGAGAACGTGGAGCTG acggaagaaaaagaggaagaggaggaggcgttgGTCGGAGAGGTGAAGGCGTCCCCCAACGCAGACACCACCATCCTCTTCGTCAAAGGAGACG aCTTCCCTGCCAACGAAATCGTGAAGTTCCTGCTCGGTTTCTCCAACAAAGGACCAGAGAACTTCGTGGTGGAGTCTCTGGACGCCTCCTTCCGTTACCCACAG GATTACCAGTTCTACATCCAGAACTTCACGGCGCTGCAGCTCGGCATCGAGGTTCCCGCCAGCCGGCAGGCCACCTTCGAGTACTCCTTCATCCCCGCCGAGCCCATGGGGGGGCGGCCCTTCGGCCTGGTCATCAACCTCAACTACAAGGACGCCAac GGGAACATCTTCCAGGACGCCGTGTTCAACCAGACGGTCACCATCACGGAGCGCGAGGACGGACTGGACGGAGAGAC CATCTTCCTCTACGTCTTCCTGTCGGGCCTCGGGCTGCTGGTCGTCGTCGGGCTTCACCAGCTGATCGAGTCCAGGAAG AGGAGACGCCCAGCGCCAAAGGTGGAGATGGGGACCTCCAGCCACAACGACGTGGACCTCAGCTGGATCCCTCAGGAGACCCTCAACCAGATCA TGCAGAGTCGCAGag acAAAGCGTCTCCCAGAAGATCTCCTCGCAAGAGGAACCAGAAACGCTCAGCCGGCTCGGACGAGTGA
- the ssr1 gene encoding translocon-associated protein subunit alpha isoform X5 translates to MMKFLPKLLLLALFAFPATLLVNGTGASAQDLMEDEETEAADEDVVDDVATEDEDDEAEVEDDENVELTEEKEEEEEALVGEVKASPNADTTILFVKGDDFPANEIVKFLLGFSNKGPENFVVESLDASFRYPQDYQFYIQNFTALQLGIEVPASRQATFEYSFIPAEPMGGRPFGLVINLNYKDANGNIFQDAVFNQTVTITEREDGLDGETIFLYVFLSGLGLLVVVGLHQLIESRKRRRPAPKVEMGTSSHNDVDLSWIPQETLNQINKASPRRSPRKRNQKRSAGSDE, encoded by the exons ATGATGAAGTTTCTCCCTAAACTGCTGCTGCTCGCGCTGTTCGCCTTCCCGGCGACCCTCCTCGTCAACG GGACGGGGGCGAGCGCCCAGGACCtgatggaggacgaggagacggaGGCCGCGGACGAAGACGTTGTGGACGACGTGGCGACtgaagacgaggacgacgaggcGGAAGTGGAGGACGACGAGAACGTGGAGCTG acggaagaaaaagaggaagaggaggaggcgttgGTCGGAGAGGTGAAGGCGTCCCCCAACGCAGACACCACCATCCTCTTCGTCAAAGGAGACG aCTTCCCTGCCAACGAAATCGTGAAGTTCCTGCTCGGTTTCTCCAACAAAGGACCAGAGAACTTCGTGGTGGAGTCTCTGGACGCCTCCTTCCGTTACCCACAG GATTACCAGTTCTACATCCAGAACTTCACGGCGCTGCAGCTCGGCATCGAGGTTCCCGCCAGCCGGCAGGCCACCTTCGAGTACTCCTTCATCCCCGCCGAGCCCATGGGGGGGCGGCCCTTCGGCCTGGTCATCAACCTCAACTACAAGGACGCCAac GGGAACATCTTCCAGGACGCCGTGTTCAACCAGACGGTCACCATCACGGAGCGCGAGGACGGACTGGACGGAGAGAC CATCTTCCTCTACGTCTTCCTGTCGGGCCTCGGGCTGCTGGTCGTCGTCGGGCTTCACCAGCTGATCGAGTCCAGGAAG AGGAGACGCCCAGCGCCAAAGGTGGAGATGGGGACCTCCAGCCACAACGACGTGGACCTCAGCTGGATCCCTCAGGAGACCCTCAACCAGATCA acAAAGCGTCTCCCAGAAGATCTCCTCGCAAGAGGAACCAGAAACGCTCAGCCGGCTCGGACGAGTGA
- the ssr1 gene encoding translocon-associated protein subunit alpha isoform X4, with the protein MMKFLPKLLLLALFAFPATLLVNGTGASAQDLMEDEETEAADEDVVDDVATEDEDDEAEVEDDENVELTEEKEEEEEALVGEVKASPNADTTILFVKGDDFPANEIVKFLLGFSNKGPENFVVESLDASFRYPQDYQFYIQNFTALQLGIEVPASRQATFEYSFIPAEPMGGRPFGLVINLNYKDANHLPLRLPVGPRAAGRRRASPADRVQEEETPSAKGGDGDLQPQRRGPQLDPSGDPQPDHAESQRQSVSQKISSQEEPETLSRLGRVTVAMATVHRGRMKTGRVGTRSTERL; encoded by the exons ATGATGAAGTTTCTCCCTAAACTGCTGCTGCTCGCGCTGTTCGCCTTCCCGGCGACCCTCCTCGTCAACG GGACGGGGGCGAGCGCCCAGGACCtgatggaggacgaggagacggaGGCCGCGGACGAAGACGTTGTGGACGACGTGGCGACtgaagacgaggacgacgaggcGGAAGTGGAGGACGACGAGAACGTGGAGCTG acggaagaaaaagaggaagaggaggaggcgttgGTCGGAGAGGTGAAGGCGTCCCCCAACGCAGACACCACCATCCTCTTCGTCAAAGGAGACG aCTTCCCTGCCAACGAAATCGTGAAGTTCCTGCTCGGTTTCTCCAACAAAGGACCAGAGAACTTCGTGGTGGAGTCTCTGGACGCCTCCTTCCGTTACCCACAG GATTACCAGTTCTACATCCAGAACTTCACGGCGCTGCAGCTCGGCATCGAGGTTCCCGCCAGCCGGCAGGCCACCTTCGAGTACTCCTTCATCCCCGCCGAGCCCATGGGGGGGCGGCCCTTCGGCCTGGTCATCAACCTCAACTACAAGGACGCCAac CATCTTCCTCTACGTCTTCCTGTCGGGCCTCGGGCTGCTGGTCGTCGTCGGGCTTCACCAGCTGATCGAGTCCAGGAAG AGGAGACGCCCAGCGCCAAAGGTGGAGATGGGGACCTCCAGCCACAACGACGTGGACCTCAGCTGGATCCCTCAGGAGACCCTCAACCAGATCA TGCAGAGTCGCAGag acAAAGCGTCTCCCAGAAGATCTCCTCGCAAGAGGAACCAGAAACGCTCAGCCGGCTCGGACGAGTGACGGTCGCCATGGCGACGGTCCACAGAGGACGGATGAAGACGGGACGAGTGGGGACTCGTTCCACTGAGAGACTTTAA
- the ssr1 gene encoding translocon-associated protein subunit alpha isoform X7, translating into MMKFLPKLLLLALFAFPATLLVNGTGASAQDLMEDEETEAADEDVVDDVATEDEDDEAEVEDDENVELTEEKEEEEEALVGEVKASPNADTTILFVKGDDFPANEIVKFLLGFSNKGPENFVVESLDASFRYPQDYQFYIQNFTALQLGIEVPASRQATFEYSFIPAEPMGGRPFGLVINLNYKDANHLPLRLPVGPRAAGRRRASPADRVQEEETPSAKGGDGDLQPQRRGPQLDPSGDPQPDQQSVSQKISSQEEPETLSRLGRVTVAMATVHRGRMKTGRVGTRSTERL; encoded by the exons ATGATGAAGTTTCTCCCTAAACTGCTGCTGCTCGCGCTGTTCGCCTTCCCGGCGACCCTCCTCGTCAACG GGACGGGGGCGAGCGCCCAGGACCtgatggaggacgaggagacggaGGCCGCGGACGAAGACGTTGTGGACGACGTGGCGACtgaagacgaggacgacgaggcGGAAGTGGAGGACGACGAGAACGTGGAGCTG acggaagaaaaagaggaagaggaggaggcgttgGTCGGAGAGGTGAAGGCGTCCCCCAACGCAGACACCACCATCCTCTTCGTCAAAGGAGACG aCTTCCCTGCCAACGAAATCGTGAAGTTCCTGCTCGGTTTCTCCAACAAAGGACCAGAGAACTTCGTGGTGGAGTCTCTGGACGCCTCCTTCCGTTACCCACAG GATTACCAGTTCTACATCCAGAACTTCACGGCGCTGCAGCTCGGCATCGAGGTTCCCGCCAGCCGGCAGGCCACCTTCGAGTACTCCTTCATCCCCGCCGAGCCCATGGGGGGGCGGCCCTTCGGCCTGGTCATCAACCTCAACTACAAGGACGCCAac CATCTTCCTCTACGTCTTCCTGTCGGGCCTCGGGCTGCTGGTCGTCGTCGGGCTTCACCAGCTGATCGAGTCCAGGAAG AGGAGACGCCCAGCGCCAAAGGTGGAGATGGGGACCTCCAGCCACAACGACGTGGACCTCAGCTGGATCCCTCAGGAGACCCTCAACCAGATCA acAAAGCGTCTCCCAGAAGATCTCCTCGCAAGAGGAACCAGAAACGCTCAGCCGGCTCGGACGAGTGACGGTCGCCATGGCGACGGTCCACAGAGGACGGATGAAGACGGGACGAGTGGGGACTCGTTCCACTGAGAGACTTTAA
- the ssr1 gene encoding translocon-associated protein subunit alpha isoform X8 — protein sequence MMKFLPKLLLLALFAFPATLLVNGTGASAQDLMEDEETEAADEDVVDDVATEDEDDEAEVEDDENVELTEEKEEEEEALVGEVKASPNADTTILFVKGDDFPANEIVKFLLGFSNKGPENFVVESLDASFRYPQDYQFYIQNFTALQLGIEVPASRQATFEYSFIPAEPMGGRPFGLVINLNYKDANGNIFQDAVFNQTVTITEREDGLDGETIFLYVFLSGLGLLVVVGLHQLIESRKRRRPAPKVEMGTSSHNDVDLSWIPQETLNQIMQSRRGEMCVCVCMCVCVCVA from the exons ATGATGAAGTTTCTCCCTAAACTGCTGCTGCTCGCGCTGTTCGCCTTCCCGGCGACCCTCCTCGTCAACG GGACGGGGGCGAGCGCCCAGGACCtgatggaggacgaggagacggaGGCCGCGGACGAAGACGTTGTGGACGACGTGGCGACtgaagacgaggacgacgaggcGGAAGTGGAGGACGACGAGAACGTGGAGCTG acggaagaaaaagaggaagaggaggaggcgttgGTCGGAGAGGTGAAGGCGTCCCCCAACGCAGACACCACCATCCTCTTCGTCAAAGGAGACG aCTTCCCTGCCAACGAAATCGTGAAGTTCCTGCTCGGTTTCTCCAACAAAGGACCAGAGAACTTCGTGGTGGAGTCTCTGGACGCCTCCTTCCGTTACCCACAG GATTACCAGTTCTACATCCAGAACTTCACGGCGCTGCAGCTCGGCATCGAGGTTCCCGCCAGCCGGCAGGCCACCTTCGAGTACTCCTTCATCCCCGCCGAGCCCATGGGGGGGCGGCCCTTCGGCCTGGTCATCAACCTCAACTACAAGGACGCCAac GGGAACATCTTCCAGGACGCCGTGTTCAACCAGACGGTCACCATCACGGAGCGCGAGGACGGACTGGACGGAGAGAC CATCTTCCTCTACGTCTTCCTGTCGGGCCTCGGGCTGCTGGTCGTCGTCGGGCTTCACCAGCTGATCGAGTCCAGGAAG AGGAGACGCCCAGCGCCAAAGGTGGAGATGGGGACCTCCAGCCACAACGACGTGGACCTCAGCTGGATCCCTCAGGAGACCCTCAACCAGATCA TGCAGAGTCGCAGaggtgagatgtgtgtgtgtgtgtgt